The Actinomadura sp. WMMB 499 genome includes a window with the following:
- a CDS encoding FAD-dependent oxidoreductase, with protein MSTDNDPQNLSTTGQNGCCGVSACCTDAEQPLTPGVTAHEAKTDAGCGCVAEQDGRRELPVVVIGAGPVGLAAAAHLAERGLDFLVLEAGDEVGAAIREWGHVRLFSPWRYDTDAAARRLLEPAGWSLPDPGHLPTGDELVDRYLLPLSRVPALDGRVRTGSRVLAVTRRGVDATRTIGREERPLMVRIREAGGTVRDIDARAVIDASGTWGNTNPLGHSGLPAPGEAQVADRITGPLPDVLGRDRARFAGRHALVVGMGHSAANTLLALAELAHDAPGTRVTWAVRGDSVARLYGGGDADGLPARGALGTRLEQAVEAGKIELVRGFTITRLEGADPVTVIGTTAEGERAVTADTIVAATGFRPDRDMLREVRVELDPATEAPVKLAPMIDPNFHSCGTVPPHGERDLAHPETGFYLAGMKSYGRAPTFLMATGYEQVRSIVAALAGDREAADTVHLDLPETGVCSTDPVTDDLPPGAQDGGCGTSCSTETAPRPTEQEAASSCCGAPEPVTIGVGAPAGLGFATGHVHGHSGDAERGEARTRP; from the coding sequence ATGAGTACCGACAACGATCCGCAGAACCTCAGCACGACCGGACAGAACGGTTGCTGCGGCGTGAGCGCCTGCTGCACCGACGCCGAGCAGCCCTTGACCCCGGGCGTCACCGCCCACGAGGCCAAGACCGATGCCGGTTGCGGCTGCGTCGCCGAGCAGGACGGCCGGCGGGAGCTGCCGGTCGTGGTGATCGGGGCCGGGCCGGTCGGGCTGGCCGCCGCCGCGCACCTGGCCGAACGCGGGCTCGACTTCCTCGTGCTCGAAGCGGGCGACGAGGTCGGCGCGGCGATCCGCGAGTGGGGCCATGTCCGGCTGTTCTCGCCGTGGCGCTACGACACCGACGCCGCCGCGCGCCGCCTGCTGGAGCCCGCCGGCTGGTCGCTCCCCGACCCCGGCCACCTGCCGACCGGGGACGAGCTCGTCGACCGCTACCTCCTGCCCCTGTCCCGTGTGCCCGCACTGGACGGACGGGTCCGCACCGGCAGCCGCGTCCTCGCCGTCACCCGCCGCGGCGTCGATGCCACCCGGACGATCGGCCGCGAGGAGCGCCCGCTCATGGTGCGCATCCGGGAGGCAGGCGGGACGGTCCGCGACATCGACGCCCGCGCCGTCATCGACGCGTCCGGCACCTGGGGCAACACCAACCCCCTTGGGCACTCCGGGCTGCCCGCGCCCGGCGAGGCGCAGGTCGCCGACCGCATCACCGGCCCGCTCCCGGACGTCCTCGGCCGCGACCGCGCCCGCTTCGCCGGACGGCACGCGCTGGTGGTCGGCATGGGCCACTCGGCCGCGAACACCCTCCTCGCGCTGGCCGAACTCGCCCACGACGCACCCGGCACCCGCGTCACGTGGGCGGTCCGCGGCGACTCCGTCGCCCGCCTGTACGGGGGCGGCGACGCCGACGGGCTCCCCGCCCGCGGCGCGCTGGGCACCCGCCTCGAGCAGGCCGTCGAGGCCGGGAAGATCGAACTGGTCCGCGGCTTCACCATCACCCGCCTCGAAGGGGCTGACCCGGTCACCGTCATCGGTACGACGGCGGAGGGGGAACGCGCCGTCACCGCCGACACGATCGTGGCCGCCACCGGGTTCCGGCCCGACCGGGACATGCTCCGCGAGGTCCGCGTCGAGCTCGACCCCGCGACCGAAGCCCCGGTCAAGCTCGCGCCGATGATCGACCCGAACTTCCACTCCTGCGGTACCGTCCCGCCGCACGGCGAACGCGACCTCGCCCACCCCGAGACCGGCTTCTACCTGGCCGGGATGAAGAGCTACGGCCGCGCCCCGACGTTCCTCATGGCCACCGGATACGAGCAGGTCCGCTCCATCGTCGCCGCGCTCGCCGGGGACCGCGAGGCCGCCGACACCGTCCACCTCGACCTGCCCGAGACCGGCGTGTGCTCCACCGACCCGGTCACCGACGACCTCCCGCCGGGAGCACAGGACGGCGGCTGCGGCACCTCGTGCTCCACCGAAACGGCCCCCCGGCCCACCGAACAGGAGGCGGCGTCCTCGTGCTGCGGCGCCCCGGAACCGGTCACGATCGGCGTCGGTGCACCCGCCGGGCTCGGGTTCGCCACCGGGCACGTCCACGGCCACTCGGGCGACGCCGAACGCGGCGAGGCCCGAACCCGCCCGTGA
- a CDS encoding metalloregulator ArsR/SmtB family transcription factor: MSKLHEVRGLADGVCCAPLSGSAMSEDDAAELAGVFKALADPVRLRLLNMIASAEGGEACVCDLTGPFELSGPTISHHLKVLRNAGLIEGERRGTWVYYRAVSERLTRLSGLFALPALAGN, translated from the coding sequence ATGTCTAAGTTGCACGAAGTGCGCGGGCTCGCCGATGGAGTGTGCTGTGCGCCGCTGAGCGGCTCGGCCATGAGCGAGGACGATGCGGCCGAGCTGGCCGGGGTGTTCAAGGCGCTGGCCGACCCGGTCCGGCTGCGGCTGCTGAACATGATCGCCTCGGCCGAGGGCGGCGAGGCGTGCGTCTGTGATCTGACCGGGCCGTTCGAGCTGTCGGGGCCGACGATCTCTCATCATCTGAAGGTGCTGCGCAACGCCGGTCTCATCGAGGGCGAGCGGCGCGGGACGTGGGTGTACTACCGGGCGGTCTCCGAGAGGCTGACCCGCCTGTCGGGTCTGTTCGCGCTGCCGGCCCTCGCCGGCAACTGA